The sequence AATCCCGAAATTCTGGATGTGGGAATAATTGCTTCTTTTTTCGCCGGGGTGATCGCGTTTCTTTCTCCTTGCATTCTTCCGCTTATGCCGGGTTACCTATCGATAGTAACGCATCTTTCATACGAAGATCTCTCAGACACTCGAAACCTGCCCAAATTCTCAAGGGTGATCGTACCAAGTCTTGTCTTCATCCTGGGATTCTCAACTGTCTTTATCTCCTTGGGCGCATTCTCCTCCCAGCTTGGGGGGATGATCTCTGGCAACAAGACTTTTTTGCTCAGAATAGCCGGAATATTCATAATCCTTTTCGGAATATTCGTAATGGAGATCGTAAAGGTCCCATTTCTTGAGAAAGAACATAAAATCTCCCTTCCGCGGGAAAG is a genomic window of Candidatus Dadabacteria bacterium containing:
- a CDS encoding cytochrome c biogenesis protein CcdA, translating into MNPEILDVGIIASFFAGVIAFLSPCILPLMPGYLSIVTHLSYEDLSDTRNLPKFSRVIVPSLVFILGFSTVFISLGAFSSQLGGMISGNKTFLLRIAGIFIILFGIFVMEIVKVPFLEKEHKISLPRERGNLLGTYILGLAFGFGWTPCVGPILGSILLYASTVEGTLNAVGLLAVYSLGIGIPFMLVGLAFNSAMGSFSSVRRYYPYYKYAIGSGLVIIGIMMFSNEIHYLNIYGQKIFDAIGIDFWKRF